ATCATGGGGAAAAGCCCAGATTAAGTAAAGTGAACCAGATTTATGCTGCTGGCAACAATAAAAGTACTCAGTCTAGTGAAATTAAGAGTGAGATTTTCTTGTTGGGCTCCATTAATTCCATTCATTACAATGCAACATATTGTATCTTTAGTCAACCTTTGAAATAAAGCTTCAAATTATCTCTGTGTAAAATCCCAGTGAAATCAATAGAGCTAACTTTCTCAATTGACACATCCTGAAATGTTATAGCAATTTTGTTAATTTCGTTGATATTTCAGTGCAGTTGTTGGAGCCGAAGGAAAAGGTGGAGAAGAAAAATTCCCCCACCCCACTGCATTGCAAACTCCCTTTATTGATACTAGGTAAAATTTTGTGGCAGCACTTAACTATCGTTTTTAAAATCTAGTATTGCATGCATTCTGTTAAATCTTGACATCATATTCTTTCATGTAGCCCGAAACTCATTCCAAAAACACCACTGGCTGTGCCTGTATTGAGGAGACGGCTTGTCTTTTGTTCTAGGATTGTAGAGCTCATCTAATTTTCGCTATCTATACCCCAGCATGACTGGGAGGATAAAATCGCCTCTGAATCTCAGTTCTTCCCATTTTCTGACTTCAAGAACAACCAACCACTTTGCTCtcattactttttaaattttcaaatactCCTGGATAAACATAATCCTTTAATTTTTAGCTAATGTAGAGGAGCTGGGACAGGAAATACTCAAGTGCTTTTTGTTCCAcggggtccttgatgttctctgggcttggttcctttcttacagacatttaatTACAGAACGATCCTCACTTTTTGTCCCAGATAATTTAGGTTTATCTATAGATTTCCTTCAAGAGATAGATTAGGATATAGTTATGAAATACTTGCTGCCAATTGTGATGTGatcatttctcctttcctttcctttcctttcctttcctttcctttcctttcctttcctttcctttcttttcttttcctttcctttcctttcctttcctttccttatataCAACACATGGAGGTGTGGGGGAAGGGAAGCAAGGGATGGGAAACAAGGTGCAGTACTCACCATCACTGGATaggattcatccaaatttttgttGTGATACCAGAGAACCATACTCACCAGCAGTAACCAATTCTCTCTCATCTTGGAAATAAACTTTTAGGCCGCATATTCCTGATGGGTCCTAATAGCGAGCAAATTCCACCAAGTAAAAGATTCCGGCTTAGAGAAAATATCTAACGGGAGCAAATTAAACCGGagtacatatttatattttatattttctgtgaAGTTAATATTCATCACAAAAGAATCCAACAACACAATCGCTTATATGTATCTGTATTGAGCCCCAAGCCTGCAGCCCCCCATACCAAGCAACAGCGAGGGAGGGAAGTCTTGGTGTCTGGAGAATTAGTTTCTGCTACACTGTTCCAGTTCTCATCCGTGCCCTTTGAGTGCTGAGTAGAACAATTTAGAAGCCAGTTTCTCCTTTGTAAGAACTTCGCTTAGGAAATCAGAGAGGGCTTTGAGCAGATTTTGACCAGTCCAGTTAGGCAGGACAAAAGGGAACAGGGCCCTTGTGATAATCTCACACCAGGCTCTTTCCTCTCACTTTTAGCCTGATATTTTCAATtcatttcatattcatatttcatattcatattcaattcaattcaattcatagTTTTCAATTCAACTACAATTTAAGATATACCTTTGCCTTTgctcaattatttatttactggTGTCTACTCTCATTATTAAGTTGAAATTTGGGACATTTTTCCAACAGATGATCTCAaattctacttctcctcctcggAGAACCTTCCTTTCCTTTGAAACCACTCAGAAACATTGGAGGTActcttaggaaagaaagaaagaaagaaagaaagaaagaaagaaagaaagaaagaaagaaagaaaagaaagagagagagagagaaagaaagaaagaaagaataaaaacgtCTACATGCATACATTTGAGTGTCTGCATACGTGTTTTTATAGACATATGCACACATATTAAGTGTGAAAGTAACATAGAAGTGGTTTTTCCAAAGGGAGGGgataggagagaggaaagaagcgaTTTGATTCTTTTCGGGGGCTGTCCGATGCGTCAACCAGGCTGCAGGGACTTCATGGGCTGCTTGCAATTCTTCTGGCATTAGCCGGACTACAACTTTCAACTTGACCTTGGCCTCTAGTCAAGTTTAACCAGTATCTAGAGGAACGCTGAGCCTTTAGCCTGCGCGAAGGGGGTGAAGAAGACAAGGGGCTCGTGTTCTGTGCAGGATAGTTGCCTTTAGGTCCGTCTGGTTTGCATTTGAAGGAACGAGATTCCCAGCTGGTCagggacagagaaagcttcccgTTCCCTTCCGTGGAATAGTGGAAAGATTTCGAAGCTCATATTTTTCCAAAGGCTCAAGCCTtttgagaaggaaaggaagggaagcggGGAGGGGGTTGAAAATATGCTAGGAATAAATATTTGCCTTTGGCCATGAGAAAGAATGCGGAAAAAGATAATCCAGGAGAGGTTGGGACTGGAGGGGAAAGAGCCCTTTATggctacaattaaaagaattcgcTGAAATATTGTTCAGGGACAAACTCCCTGGATTGCATACCATTCTCAGCAACGGGCTGGCGGGACTAGGGGCCCGGAGAACTGACAGATCAGTTCCTTCCTTACAGACCAGGAAAAAGAAACCCGCTGAACAATGCAGAGTTTAAAATGCCCACCCAGAGAAAATAAGCATGGTGAGTCCCACAGTTAGCATAGCCATTCCTTAATATGATCAAAAGCGCCTCAAAAATTAAAGGAGGCCCCCAATAAAAAAACACCATCACGGTGTTTAAAATAATATTCCTCTTCTTTAAAATTCTAGTGATGGGCAAATTTTTAACTGCCCTCATTCAGTGACGTCATCACCTTTAATTTACTTGTTTATAAGGAATGTGTATCCTCAATAGTTCTGTTTACAGTACACATTTCCCAGTATAATTTCTTCGAATACATGCACACCTTCACAGACAgtagtttaaatatatatatatagaagaacaGTGTTGAGGTTGCAGCCTCAGCAGCATTTTCTtggtttatattaattttattgaatatttttagattaacattagtagtagtagtagtaacagcAGCAATATTAGTTCTGCTACTATTAGGAAGCCTCTGTGGAAACTCATGGACAATAAATTTTCCCAGTTGTTGGTTcggtttctctttttcttttttatagtaGGAGATGATTCAAGCAAAAATTACAGGCTGTTCATTTTACTGTTGTAGGGACAAGGTACTTCTGCGGTCTCTCTTAACCCCTTATCTTCTGTACTCTGATAAAACCAATCTTCAATCCGCAGATCTAATGGTTTTCTCTGTGGAGGGGTAAAATATCGATGTCAAAGAGAATGGTTACATTCTCTATAAATCTCTATAATTTTGGGAAAGTAAATGAGGATTGCAGAAGAAAATGTGTGGCATTAAGAGTTTGCCAAAACATTGGCAAGTTCCTGTGGCCTGAAAAgtagttgtttttctttttaaaatatggttCTGATTGTAACTGTAACTATAGCCAGAGCAAAGATAGACGCTTCTGCAATTCTGGTCGGTATGAATATATCAATATGTCGACTGAGTCGGGGTGAGCGGAATGGAGGATTTAAACAAAACATCCCCTTCCCACGAAAAATCTACCATTAAGTAGATCAGCAAGAACGCGTTGGCGAAAGTTTGACATCAGGATAGTGAatcttctgctgaaaaaaatgTCCTATAGGCAATGTGCtaaagagaggggaaagagggggGGGACAGGCatactttgggggggggagaaataccTGTTCTTAAGAACCCCCGTTCGTGCCTTTCTTGACCCACAGAGTCTTGGGTGGAAGGGGCAGCCGCGCGCCAGTGCCGTCCGCGTGCAGGAATTCCAGCCCCAGCGCGATTAGGACATTATTGAATTATCTGCACTTTATTCCTTCGATGTTTATCATCTGTTTTGCATATCACGTGGGGAATGCCTAGCCAATGGGAGCCGGCCTGGCACGATACTGGCGCGTCAGACCTGGTCAAGTCAAGAGAGATTGAATATCTCTTTTTTCAGTCTTTGGGGCTTTTAAAAAAGAGCCAGTGGTCTCAATGCGGATCGGGCTATGACAGCCTCCGTGCTCCTCCATCCCCGCTGGATCGAGCCGGTCATGTTTCTCTACGACAACAGCCTGGAGGAGATCAACAAGAACATGGAAGCGGGATTCCACGCGGCGGCCGCGGCCGCGGCTGCAGGCTCCAACTTCGTGGCGGCCAACCAGTGCAGGAATTTGATGGCTCACCCAGCCTCGCTGGCCGGTCCGGGCagcgccgccgcctccgccgccgcataTCCGTCGAGTGAAGCACCCAGCGCAGCCGGGATGGCAGAGACCGGGGCAGCTGTCAAGCAGTGCAGTCCTTGCTCGGCCGCCGTGCAGGGCTCCTCGGGCCCCGCCGCCCTGCCCTACAGCTACTTCAGCGGCGGCTATTTCCCCTGCAGcgtcaaccaccaccaccaccacaacgcCTCGCTCAAATCCTGCGCCCAGCCCGCCTCTTCCTCCTTCGCCGACAAGTACATGGAGACGTCTGTGGCGGCTTCCAGCGAAGACTTCCCTTCGCGCGCCAAGGAGTTCGCCTTTTACCAGGGCTACGCCGCCGGACCTTATCAACCCATGCCGGCGGGCTACCTGGATATGCCGGTGGTGCCCACGATCGGCGGCCGGGGCGAGCCTAGGCACGATTCCATGCTGCCCGTGGAAAGCTACCAGCCCTGGGCCATCCCTAACGGCTGGAACGGGCAGGTCTATTGCCCCAAGGAGCAGAACCAGCCGCCCCACCTGTGGAAATCCGCTCTGCCGGGTAAAGCACCTGCGCGGCCCTTCCCTTACCGCGGAGTATGCGTGCAGTACCCGAAGTAGCTCTGCAGCCCAAATGTCAAAAGGGCGGCCGCTGCTTCGGTGTCTCTTCGCTCTCCGTCCCCGAATTGCCTACCATTCCTTTCGTTCTGAGCCCCTTCTCCCCTTCTACGTTTTCTGCCCTGTCAGACAAGGCCGGGAGAAGGCTGACGCTTCGATGCCCTTTGGTGAGCTTTGTGAGTCTGGGGCCTTTTTCAAGTTGTCTGGGCTCCGAGTTGTGAGTCTAGGGGAACATCTCAGGTTCCCATTCCCTCATCCGGTGCTTTTTCCCAGACAAAGTTTATTCTCTCAGGCGTGGATGCAAAGAGATATGAACCAGAGGGTCCAATGGAAAATTAGGCATCTTGGTCGTGCAAATAACTGGGCTTTCATAGCTTGCTCCCATTTTCACCCAATTTCCAGCAAgtagggtgatttttttttttatgttctgAGCCCATGTCTGTCAGGTTAATCATAATAATTAAtcaggacagcagcagcagcagtagtccTCTTAGGTAAATTCCCTATAATTAAATCATCACTCTCAGAAATAATATGATTATTTTGATCATTTCACATTGTAgtttctgccttctgcacatgagtGGTCTATCTTAGATTAGAGTTTCCATTAATTTTGTCTAATAGtgtgctttatttttctttctagctGACCACCTTCTCATTAACAATCTGGgcaattagatttatttataaataaatataaatctccTGATCACCCCTCTATCTCTCCCTTTTATTCCAACATCAAAATGTAGCTATCAGTTCTGGTGGCTCCACTTCTAGATTATGTGGGTCAGCATCTCCCCAAATCCCATTGCATTTTGCAGCTGTACTGAAGTTAGCGTGTCAGTTCTCTTCCTTGTGAGAACAGATGCAGGGATATTgtactggggtttttttggtatGTGCCTAAGAGAGAATAGACAAGGAGCAAGAGACAATTAATGTTAGCTGAAAAATACTTTTTGATTCACAAGGTCTCAGTTGCTACCTTGTAGATTATGACAACTGCATATAATTTTCCTATAACCTGTTTTGTGTTACAAGCCAAGAAGTTTACAAGCAATATTACTAGTTTTAGGAAGGAATTCCTTACCTGGAGAACTTGTGCAAATGTTGATTGAGCTTTATTTAAACCAGTCAACTTGCAAAAGGATGATCTCTTGCTGCATAGAACTGATATTTATAATGTGTTTAAGAATTGTGAATAATAATAGCACCTGCCTTCCTGTTTTTGGTTTTCTGTTCTAGATGTGGTTTCACATCCTTCCGATGCCAACTCCTACAGGcgtggaaggaagaaaagagtgcCTTATACAAAAGTTCAGTTAAAAGAACTGGAGAGGGAATATGCTACAAATAAATTCATTACCAAGGACAAGAGAAGAAGGATATCGGCTGCTACAAATCTCTCAGAGAGGCAGGTCACAATTTGGTTCCAAAATAGAagggtgaaagaaaaaaaagtcatcaACAAATTGAAGACAAGCAGTTAATGGATTTAATGGAAATATAGCTGCTTTGGGGCCTCGAAATTCAATTTTTCTCCCCTCTAgcccagtttaaaatattaatgaaaaatacaaaataatgaacattttctttaaaaaaaaaaacctctctgtcTTTGGATAGAGGGCTTTTGAGCAAGTATAGTTATTAGGCGCCTTTTAAGACGTTCTCCTGAAAATCCAAAAGACCCCACTTCAGGGACTGACTAGTCCAGGCGG
Above is a window of Ahaetulla prasina isolate Xishuangbanna chromosome 4, ASM2864084v1, whole genome shotgun sequence DNA encoding:
- the HOXA13 gene encoding homeobox protein Hox-A13; the encoded protein is MTASVLLHPRWIEPVMFLYDNSLEEINKNMEAGFHAAAAAAAAGSNFVAANQCRNLMAHPASLAGPGSAAASAAAYPSSEAPSAAGMAETGAAVKQCSPCSAAVQGSSGPAALPYSYFSGGYFPCSVNHHHHHNASLKSCAQPASSSFADKYMETSVAASSEDFPSRAKEFAFYQGYAAGPYQPMPAGYLDMPVVPTIGGRGEPRHDSMLPVESYQPWAIPNGWNGQVYCPKEQNQPPHLWKSALPDVVSHPSDANSYRRGRKKRVPYTKVQLKELEREYATNKFITKDKRRRISAATNLSERQVTIWFQNRRVKEKKVINKLKTSS